In the Solanum pennellii chromosome 5, SPENNV200 genome, one interval contains:
- the LOC107019123 gene encoding LRR receptor-like serine/threonine-protein kinase FLS2: MASKVVCFLLLLTLTTICKSKSCHPNDLKGLQDFKSGIHTDTSGRLSKWIGRDCCKWEGILCSNVTKRVVSISLPGLYTSDDAPIQSVMEGELSPSITLVNYLEVIDIGDLTGITGKIPSSIGLHLSNLRKLNLCRSKFTGALPESICKLSKLEELYLQENGFSGSLPECIGGIKNLRRMDVHSNKLSGVIPESITKLKKLESLCLQENFLTGNIPENIGNMQELKEVDMSNNTLTGIIPRSISRLKFMSVLYLNSNQLEGDIPLPSKPGELSSLSFVRLQNNRLSGTIPSSIGYLTSLQRVSLENNQLKGSIPSSIGNLKSLEMLYLSYNQLSGQLPRSVGGISELLYLSISHNMIEGPLPREISSLSNLQSLDLSFNRLNMSTIPKWLMQLPSLSRIYLAGCEIHGEIPDYIPKSLLELDLSANHLSGRLPAWIGSFSEMYSLNLSKNKFVSEIPSTVMNLDILGVLDLHSNKLEGSVNAVFQIKSRFAEGSLTYLDLSDNNFSSGVEQIGKGGQQHIQHLNLSRNFLKGRLPTSVGTLKTLQTLDLSYNGLGANLPTSLANVTVLERLMLHKNQFTGRIPEEFLKLNKLKELNLSDNLLEGKIPYGKPFLDFPQSSFSGNRGLCGKPLLPCKS; this comes from the coding sequence ATGGCTTCTAAAgttgtttgttttcttttacTGCTAACTCTCACAACTATTTGTAAAAGTAAATCTTGTCATCCAAATGACTTAAAAGGTCTTCAAGATTTCAAGTCTGGGATTCATACAGACACTTCTGGTAGACTAAGTAAATGGATTGGCCGCGATTGTTGTAAATGGGAAGGTATACTTTGTAGTAATGTAACTAAAAGAGTTGTAAGTATAAGTCTACCAGGTCTCTATACTTCAGATGATGCACCAATTCAATCTGTTATGGAAGGGGAATTGTCACCTTCAATCACACTAGTCAATTATCTTGAAGTTATCGATATAGGTGATCTTACTGGTATAACGGGGAAAATCCCTTCATCGATTGGTTTACATCTATCAAATCTCAGAAAACTCAACTTATGTAGGAGCAAGTTTACTGGTGCATTACCAGAAAGCATTTGTAAGTTGTCTAAACTGGAAGAATTGTATCTCCAAGAGAATGGTTTTTCGGGATCTCTTCCCGAGTGTATAGGAGGTATCAAGAATCTAAGAAGAATGGATGTACATTCTAATAAACTTTCTGGTGTCATTCCTGAGTCTATAACAAAGTTGAAAAAACTCGAAAGTTTGTGTCTTCAAGAGAATTTCTTGACAGGTAATATACCAGAAAACATTGGTAATATGCAAGAATTGAAAGAGGTTGATATGTCTAATAACACGTTAACGGGGATAATCCCTCGTTCTATTTCTAGACTAAAGTTTATGTCAGTGCTTTACCTGAACTCCAACCAGCTCGAGGGGGACATACCGTTGCCTTCAAAGCCTGGGGAACTGTCTTCTCTGAGCTTTGTAAGACTGCAGAACAATCGGCTTAGTGGAACGATACCTTCGTCTATTGGCTACTTGACATCCCTTCAGAGAGTTTCACTTGAAAACAATCAGCTAAAGGGTTCTATTCCTTCAAGTATAGGTAATTTAAAGTCACTAGAAATGTTATATCTCAGTTACAACCAATTATCTGGTCAGTTGCCAAGATCAGTAGGCGGGATTTCTGAGCTTCTTTACCTGAGTATATCTCATAACATGATTGAAGGACCGTTACCTCGTGAAATTTCTTCCCTTTCAAATCTTCAATCGCTGGATCTTTCATTCAACCGTCTTAACATGTCAACCATTCCCAAGTGGCTCATGCAGTTGCCATCACTATCGCGAATTTACTTGGCAGGATGTGAAATTCATGGTGAAATTCCAGATTACATACCAAAGTCATTGTTAGAACTAGACTTGTCAGCTAACCATCTTTCAGGAAGGTTACCAGCTTGGATTGGCAGCTTTTCGGAGATGTATTCATTAAACCTTTCAAAGAACAAGTTCGTGTCTGAGATTCCTTCAACTGTCATGAATCTCGACATTCTGGGAGTGTTAGACCTTCACTCAAACAAGCTAGAAGGCAGTGTAAATGCAGTTTTCCAGATAAAGAGCAGGTTTGCAGAAGGATCATTGACATATCTAGATCTGTCTGATAACAATTTCTCAAGTGGTGTCGAGCAGATTGGCAAGGGAGGACAACAACATATCCAACACTTAAATTTATCGCGTAACTTTCTCAAAGGTAGATTACCAACCTCTGTAGGAACATTGAAAACACTACAGACTTTGGATCTCAGTTACAATGGATTAGGAGCTAACCTGCCAACATCACTGGCCAACGTGACCGTTCTGGAGAGACTGATGCTGCACAAAAATCAATTCACTGGCAGAATCCCTGAGGAGTTTTTGAAGCTGAATAAACTGAAAGAATTGAACCTTTCAGATAATCTTCTTGAAGGAAAAATACCTTATGGGAAGCCATTTCTTGATTTTCCGCAGAGTTCATTCTCTGGAAACAGAGGTTTATGTGGGAAACCCCTTCTTCCCTGTAAATCTTGA
- the LOC114077321 gene encoding uncharacterized protein LOC114077321, whose product MKLKLPNTKRKKHTIERVTFDPNIKKIVWQLGMIFESVKELRLTVTKYAIQREVRIEKCVNEPNRVRVRCCKVNCKWLLYASLDKKTNNFVIKTYMPVHSCQKATRNYLCNSTFIATVFKKKVIEQPNIRVFKLQELIRKKYNVHVGKTITRRARAKILNELMGDHVKEFGRILDYKDELLRSNPGSTCVVKLGEANASGRPVFKAFYICFAAFKMAFMSARKYIGLNSCFLKGVCRGQLLIAVAKDDNNQMLSLAWAVIENENTITWSWFISLLKEDLRLGDGTSFTIMSDMQKGLDIAIKKLLPACVERRCARHILANWSKNWSGLQRKKQFWKCARSTFEVEFRENLHELFKLGTGGTGIVDDLIYYDKEYWCKVYFNCEVKYDAIDNNMCESFNAWILSARHKTIITMLEEIRIKVMNRLARLSEFPNSWISNFSLMAMKVLEQNIDKSMACNIEFNGVTDYEVLDGYKQHTICLRKRE is encoded by the exons ATGAAGTTGAAACTGCCTaacacaaaaaggaaaaaacataccATAGAGAGAGTCACATTTGATCCCAACATTAAGAAGATTGTGTGGCAATTGGGTATGATTTTTGAAAGTGTAAAAGAGCTTAGATTGACAGTCACTAAGTATGCAATTCAGAGAGAGGTTCGGATTGAAAAGTGTGTGAATGAGCCAAATAGAGTAAGGGTGAGATGTTGCAAGGTAAATTGCAAATGGTTGTTATATGCAAGTTTGGACAAGAAGACTAATAACTTTGTTATTAAGACTTACATGCCAGTCCATTCATGTCAAAAGGCTACTAGGAATTATTTGTGCAACTCTACATTCATTGCTACTGTTTTCAAAAAGAAAGTTATTGAACAACCAAATATCAGAGTGTTCAAGTTGCAAGAGTTAATCCGTAAGAAGTATAATGTGCATGTTGGTAAGACCATAACTAGAAGAGCAAGAgctaaaattttgaatgaacTTATGGGTGATCATGTTAAGGAATTTGGGAGAATTCTTGATTATAAGGATGAGTTGCTGAGGTCTAATCCTGGGAGTACTTGTGTGGTGAAGCTAGGAGAAGCTAATGCATCTGGCAGGCCAGTATTTAAGGCATTTTACATTTGTTTTGCTGCATTCAAGATGGCATTTATGTCAGCTAGAAAATACATTGGTCTGAATAGTTGTTTCTTGAAGGGGGTTTGCAGGGGTCAATTACTTATTGCAGTGGCTAAAGATGACAATAATCAAATGCTTTCACTTGCTTGGGCTGTAATTGAAAATGAGAACACAATCACTTGGAGTTGGTTTATTTCTCTGTTGAAAGAAGACTTGAGATTAGGAGATGGAACAAGTTTCACAATTATGTCAGACATGCAAAAG GGACTGGATATAGCTATAAAGAAGTTGCTGCCAGCTTGTGTGGAAAGAAGGTGTGCTAGGCATATACTAGCAAATTGGTCAAAGAATTGGAGCGGGCTGCAAAGGAAGAAGCAGTTTTGGAAGTGTGCTAGAAGTACTTTTGAAGTTGAATTCAGAGAAAATCTGCACGAGTTGTTTAAATTAGGTACTGGAGGTACAGGTATAGTGGATGACCTAATTTACTATGATAAAGAATATTGGTGTAAGGTGTATTTTAATTGTGAAGTCAAGTATGATGCAATAGATAATAATATGTGTGAAAGCTTTAATGCTTGGATTTTGTCTGCAAGGCATAAAACCATTATTACTATGCTTGAAGAGATAAGAATTAAGGTCATGAATAGGTTAGCTAGGTTAAGTGAATTTCCAAACTCTTGGATAAGCAATTTCTCTCTAATGGCAATGAAAGTATTAGAACAAAATATTGATAAGTCAATGGCATGTAACATTGAGTTTAATGGAGTAACTGACTATGAGGTTTTGGATGGATACAAACAACACACTATATGTTTGAGAAAGAGGGAGTGA